In the Urocitellus parryii isolate mUroPar1 chromosome 10, mUroPar1.hap1, whole genome shotgun sequence genome, one interval contains:
- the Plrg1 gene encoding pleiotropic regulator 1 isoform X1, whose protein sequence is MVEEVQKHSVHTLVFRSLKRTHDMFVADNGKPVPLDEESHKRKMAIKLRNEYGPVLHMPTSKENLKEKGPQNATDSYGHKQYPANQGQEVEYLVTGTHPYPPGPGVALTADTKVQRMPSESAAQSLAVALPSSQARVEGNRTAPGGTEYRHPGASDRSQPTVMNSMVMETGNTKNSALMAKKVPTMPKPQWHPPWKLYRVISGHLGWVRCIAVEPGNQWFVTGSADRTIKIWDLASGKLKLSLTGHISTVRGVIVSTRSPYLFSCGEDKQVKCWDLEYNKVIRHYHGHLSAVYGLDLHPTIDVLVTCSRDSTARIWDVRTKASVHTLSGHTNAVATVRCQAAEPQIITGSHDTTIRLWDLVAGKTRVTLTNHKKSVRAVVLHPRHYTFASGSPDNIKQWKFPDGSFIQNLSGHNAIINTLTVNSDGVLVSGADNGTMHLWDWRTGYNFQRVHAAVQPGSLDSESGIFACAFDQSESRLLTAEADKTIKVYREDDTATEETHPVSWKPEIIKRKRF, encoded by the exons ATGGTCGAG GAAGTACAGAAACATTCTGTGCACACACTTGTGTTCAGGTCACTGAAGAGAACCCATGACATGTTTGTAGCTGATAATGGAAAACCTGTGCCTTTGGATGAAGAGAG tcacAAACGAAAAATGGCAATCAAGCTCCGTAATGAGTACGGTCCTGTGTTGCATATGCCTACttcaaaagaaaatcttaaagagaAAGGCCCTCAGAATGCAACGGATTCATACGGTCATAAACAATATCCTGCCAATCAAG gacaAGAAGTTGAGTATTTGGTTACAGGTACACATCCATATCCACCAGGACCTG gagTTGCTTTGACAGCGGATACTAAGGTCCAAAGAATGCCCAGCGAATCAGCTGCACAGTCCTTGGCAGTGGCATTACCTTCTTCCCAGGCCAG AGTTGAGGGAAATCGTACTGCGCCTGGTGGAACTGAATATCGACATCCTGGGGCTTCTGACCGTTCACAACCTACAGTGATGAATTCA ATGGTTATGGAAACTGGCAATACTAAGAACTCTGCGCTGATGGCCAAAAAAGTACCTACAATGCCAAAACCCCAGTGGCACCCACCATGGAAACTCTATAGG GTTATCAGTGGGCATCTTGGTTGGGTTCGATGTATTGCTGTGGAACCTGGAAATCAGTGGTTTGTTACTGGATCTGCTGATAGAACTATAAAg ATCTGGGACCTGGCCAGTGGCAAGTTAAAACTCTCGTTGACCGGGCATATCAGTACAGTTCGAGGTGTGATAGTAAGCACAAGGAGCCCATACCTGTTTTCTTGTGGAGAAGACAAACAAGTAAAATGCTGGGATCTTGAATATAATAAG GTTATAAGGCATTATCATGGACATCTAAGTGCAGTATATGGTTTGGATTTGCATCCAACAATCGATGTGCTGGTAACCTGTAGTCGAGATTCAACTGCTCGG ATTTGGGATGTGAGAACTAAAGCCAGTGTACACACATTATCTGGACATACAAATGCAGTTGCTACAGTGAGGTGTCAAGCTGCAGAACCACAAATTATTACTG GAAGCCATGACACTACAATACGATTATGGGATCTGGTGGCTGGAAAGACAAGAGTGACATTAACAAATCATAAGAAATCAGTCAGGGCTGTGGTTTTACATCCACGACa ttACACGTTTGCATCTGGTTCTCCAGATAACATAAAGCAGTGGAAATTCCCTGATGGAAGTTTTATTCAAAATCTTTCTGGTCATAATGCTATTATTAACACATTGACAGTAAATTCTGATGGAGTGCTTGTATCTGGAG CTGACAATGGCACTATGCATCTTTGGGATTGGAGAACTGGCTACAATTTTCAGAGAGTTCATGCAGCTGTGCAGCCTGGGTCTTTGGACAGTGAATCAGGAATATTTGCTTGTGCTTTTGATCAGTCTGAAAGTCGATTATTAACAGCTGAAGCTGATAAAACCATTAAAGTGTACAGAGAGGATGATACGGCA acagAAGAAACTCATCCAGTCAGCTGGAAACCAGAAATTATCAAGCGAAAGAGATTTTAA
- the Plrg1 gene encoding pleiotropic regulator 1 isoform X2: MAIKLRNEYGPVLHMPTSKENLKEKGPQNATDSYGHKQYPANQGQEVEYLVTGTHPYPPGPGVALTADTKVQRMPSESAAQSLAVALPSSQARVEGNRTAPGGTEYRHPGASDRSQPTVMNSMVMETGNTKNSALMAKKVPTMPKPQWHPPWKLYRVISGHLGWVRCIAVEPGNQWFVTGSADRTIKIWDLASGKLKLSLTGHISTVRGVIVSTRSPYLFSCGEDKQVKCWDLEYNKVIRHYHGHLSAVYGLDLHPTIDVLVTCSRDSTARIWDVRTKASVHTLSGHTNAVATVRCQAAEPQIITGSHDTTIRLWDLVAGKTRVTLTNHKKSVRAVVLHPRHYTFASGSPDNIKQWKFPDGSFIQNLSGHNAIINTLTVNSDGVLVSGADNGTMHLWDWRTGYNFQRVHAAVQPGSLDSESGIFACAFDQSESRLLTAEADKTIKVYREDDTATEETHPVSWKPEIIKRKRF; the protein is encoded by the exons ATGGCAATCAAGCTCCGTAATGAGTACGGTCCTGTGTTGCATATGCCTACttcaaaagaaaatcttaaagagaAAGGCCCTCAGAATGCAACGGATTCATACGGTCATAAACAATATCCTGCCAATCAAG gacaAGAAGTTGAGTATTTGGTTACAGGTACACATCCATATCCACCAGGACCTG gagTTGCTTTGACAGCGGATACTAAGGTCCAAAGAATGCCCAGCGAATCAGCTGCACAGTCCTTGGCAGTGGCATTACCTTCTTCCCAGGCCAG AGTTGAGGGAAATCGTACTGCGCCTGGTGGAACTGAATATCGACATCCTGGGGCTTCTGACCGTTCACAACCTACAGTGATGAATTCA ATGGTTATGGAAACTGGCAATACTAAGAACTCTGCGCTGATGGCCAAAAAAGTACCTACAATGCCAAAACCCCAGTGGCACCCACCATGGAAACTCTATAGG GTTATCAGTGGGCATCTTGGTTGGGTTCGATGTATTGCTGTGGAACCTGGAAATCAGTGGTTTGTTACTGGATCTGCTGATAGAACTATAAAg ATCTGGGACCTGGCCAGTGGCAAGTTAAAACTCTCGTTGACCGGGCATATCAGTACAGTTCGAGGTGTGATAGTAAGCACAAGGAGCCCATACCTGTTTTCTTGTGGAGAAGACAAACAAGTAAAATGCTGGGATCTTGAATATAATAAG GTTATAAGGCATTATCATGGACATCTAAGTGCAGTATATGGTTTGGATTTGCATCCAACAATCGATGTGCTGGTAACCTGTAGTCGAGATTCAACTGCTCGG ATTTGGGATGTGAGAACTAAAGCCAGTGTACACACATTATCTGGACATACAAATGCAGTTGCTACAGTGAGGTGTCAAGCTGCAGAACCACAAATTATTACTG GAAGCCATGACACTACAATACGATTATGGGATCTGGTGGCTGGAAAGACAAGAGTGACATTAACAAATCATAAGAAATCAGTCAGGGCTGTGGTTTTACATCCACGACa ttACACGTTTGCATCTGGTTCTCCAGATAACATAAAGCAGTGGAAATTCCCTGATGGAAGTTTTATTCAAAATCTTTCTGGTCATAATGCTATTATTAACACATTGACAGTAAATTCTGATGGAGTGCTTGTATCTGGAG CTGACAATGGCACTATGCATCTTTGGGATTGGAGAACTGGCTACAATTTTCAGAGAGTTCATGCAGCTGTGCAGCCTGGGTCTTTGGACAGTGAATCAGGAATATTTGCTTGTGCTTTTGATCAGTCTGAAAGTCGATTATTAACAGCTGAAGCTGATAAAACCATTAAAGTGTACAGAGAGGATGATACGGCA acagAAGAAACTCATCCAGTCAGCTGGAAACCAGAAATTATCAAGCGAAAGAGATTTTAA